The DNA segment ATGTACTCTTGCGTGAGGAGGGTCTTGAAACGCCTCTGCTGCAAAAGAGATTGATCGACTCTTGGGAAGATGTTATGGGACCTGCAATTGCCAAATATACGTTGAATAAATTCATAAGTAATCAAACTCTTGTGGTTCATCTGTCTAGTCCTGCATTAAGGGCAGACTTGTCTATGAGGAGAAAGCAGATAGTGATGCTATTGAATCAGTCTGTGGGGCGCATCGTTATT comes from the Xylanibacter oryzae DSM 17970 genome and includes:
- a CDS encoding DUF721 domain-containing protein produces the protein MFKRNVKSLGDVLNVLLREEGLETPLLQKRLIDSWEDVMGPAIAKYTLNKFISNQTLVVHLSSPALRADLSMRRKQIVMLLNQSVGRIVIADVRFN